The genomic window AACTGGAATTGATATTACCAAAATAATCGACACTCCTTGTGCTTAATTCATAACTTGTGTTTGCAGTGAGGTGTGTAGCATTATAATAAGTTGAACTGCTGTTCAACTTTAAAACTCCATCAAAATAAAGTTCTACATGATCAAAATCAGTATCAGAAGGATTTGTCCAGCTCCAGTTGATCCAGGTTTCACTGGGTAGAGCATTAAGATCGCTTATGCTGGAAGGAGCAATAGAATCATTACCAAATACTCCGGACATAACAATTGCAAATGGCTGTGGTCCTTGTGGGACGTTTGTTCCATTCACTGTTATCGTATACCAGCCAGTATCTGGAGATAACAATTCAACCTGTTCTACATTGTTTATAGCATCGGGCTGGCTCCCCCCATTTCCTAAATAGGTATCATAAGGACTTCTTACCACTAGATCTAAATTATTGGTTAACTCAACTGCAGCATTTATAGATCCAGGATAATCAGTCCAAACGAGCGTTATTTTGAGGGGGACAGAGCTGCTACCAACGTAATAATTAATATCCCAGGATTCAGATGTATTTAAGCTGACTGTACTGGAAGTATCATTGAAATATATTTTGCGAGGAAACGTTGGAAAAAGTGATTCCACGATATCCACACGGCCCCATCCTTGCGCTGCATCAGGATGCACTTGTATCTCCTGTACACCATCATATTGGCCGGGAGCCATATCATAAGCACCGTTTATTATTGTAGCTTTAAGTAAGGCTGCAGAGGGTGCTATGTTTTCATATTCTACATAATATTGCCTTACAAGTGCAGCAGAACCCGCAACTATCGGGGTAGACATACTTGTGCCACCACTATAACGGTAATAAGGATCATAATCCCCCCACAATTGTCCAGTTGCCACGCTTGACCTAGTCGATATGATATATGTTCCAGGTGCTACTACATCAGGTTTGATACGCCCATCATCAGTAGGACCCCTACTGCTGAATGCTGCAATTCCTTCGCTATGATCTGCCATTTTGTCACTGTATATTGGTTCAGTAGCCCAAAGAAATGACTTTCTGTCACCATATGTATCAGACATATCCGGCCTGTAGTTCTCGGATGCACCTATTGCAAGACAATTTTTTGCTGTTGCAGGGGATCCTATAGAATCAAGGTCTATTACTCCATCAGAGTTTGAATCAACACCATCATTACCAGCAGAAAACAAGATCAACATATCCGGATGCTCCCATGTGAAAAGATCAACATCCTGTGAATAAGAGGTATATTGACCATGGTCCGAAGATCCCCAACTATTTGTATGAATTCTTGCATTTCGATCATATGCTTGCTGAAAAAGGCTTGAAAGATGTGTAGGAATTCCACTAAGACGTTCATATTGGTCTTCAACCGCCTGAAAAACAAGATGTGCTTCTGGTGCCATCCCCTTGAATTGGCCATTAGAGTTTGAACCATTTCCAAGGACAGATCCTGCAACATGAGTTCCGTGTCCACTGAAAATGTCTGCTGCACCATTACCAGAGAGATCTATCAATGCATCGATCCGTCCTTCAAGATCATCATGCATTGCGCCATCATTAAAACCTGTATCCAAGCCAGTGTCTGCCACTGCTATGACCTGACCGCTTCCATTCAATCCATGTGTATCCTGAACATAAGGAACGTTGATTATACCAGCTGCAATATCGTTCAATAAAACAGGGTGGTGGTATTCTTCTATCCAGCTAACTCCTTTGATAGCTGCAATATCTGATATTTTTGTAACGTCGATCCTGACCCTTATTATATCCCCTGAATTATCAACAATTTCACCACCCAGTCCGATGATCTCATTTAAAATACGCCCATTATCCTCTGCATGGAAGAGAATAACAAGTATCTCTATCTAATCGAACTCACTTGAAATCGAGGATAAGGAAGGGCTTATTCTGTATGATGGGTAATAAAGACCAATCCATTGTACAGAATCCAGACTCTCAACCTCTGCTTTCACTGAGGAGTTCATGCTTACAATAAAGGCATTGTTTGGAACATAATCAAAAATAGTTGCACCAGTATCCCTTAAATCCTGTTTCCACTCCTCAAGTATAGATCCACTGAACTGAACGATATAATATTCACCGGACCCTGATAAAGAAATGCTTTCTGTAGATGTCAGACTGGAAACAAAAACATCCTCTTCCGTATTGAATTGTGCAGCTTTAAGCAAAATATATCTTCCATCATTAGAAGTAGCAGAACTGTAACTGCTGCTATGATCAAAACTATTTCCAGTAGTATTTTTTGGCAGTGATGATCCTGAAGCAGATGCTAAGATCGGGAATAACATTGCCACCACTAAAAAAATAATCAAGAAACAAATCGTTTTTCTTTGCAATTTAACCCTCTTATATTAACAAAGACGTACCTACCATACAGTCTTGCAATATTATAAAGCTATAATTTTAGTTAATTTATTTCTATAATGACAAAGTCATATATAATATTTAATGAACTTCACCTTTACCAGTGAAAATAAGCAGACGTTTTTTAGTTGTTTTTAAAATTACCAAGATTCATCAAAAGAGACATACTAATTTTGATTGATAAATACACTGATCTTTGGTAGAAAATTGGAGCATATAGCTCTGATTTATTTTTTGCCCTTATGAAGTACATCCGAGAGAATTCCCGATTCTTCCATCTTTTTGAGCTTTTGTTTAATATCAACTGGCTGTACTTCATTTACCTGAACATGAGGTATTCTTTCGGCAGACTTATCAGATCTTTCCTGCACATTTGTACTATCTGAAGCAGTTTCCGAATCAGATTCTTCTGTAACTTTTATCTCATCAAAAAAGTTAGCAGACCCATCCCTCACTTTGATATGATCCCCTTTTGTCATTCCAACATATGAAGTAGATAACACTACAAGCACCATAAGTATAGGTATTGCAAACAACAACATATTTACATCCGAGAGAGTTGCTTCTCCTGATCCACTTTCACCAATGTCTCCATTACCTTCCAAATCTAATTCAGATTCCCTATTTACAGAATAGAGATCCAGATTTTCCTCAGCAACAGATCCTTCGCCGGCATCCAATGAAACTTGTTCATTTCCCAAATATTCAACTATTGCAAAGTGTGTACGCAGATCACCTGAGGTATTCGCCTCATAGTAGACGTACTCACCATCCTCATCTATCTTTTCTGTGGGTAGAGTATTCCAGTTACCACTGCGATAAATAGTTAGTTTTACAGACTGATCAGAAACATTGTTATCTTCCAGCCAGGTACGATTCACCCTGAATCCTACCTCCGAAGTTATCAGCCTGTACTTAAGCTTACTATCACCAACCCAGATATTGATGTTCTTATAAACATTTCCTTCCGGAGGAGTTGATACCATTGAAGAGGTCGATTTCAGAGATTCCACTATTGCCTCTACATTACCCACATTCAAATCTGTTGTTATATTTATATAAGTGATGTCAAGGGCTTCATTCCTGAACGTAAATGATCTTTCAAGGTCCCTCAGCACATATATTGCTCTGGCATCTTTTTCATCTATGTTCTCAAAGGCTTCAGCCGTAGCAATACCTACTGACAAAGACAAAAAAAATGTTGCGATCATTAAGACAAAGTAAAACCAAATGGCTTTATAATGCAACTCAACACTCCCCCCATATTAATAAAGAAGTTCCCACCCTACATTCTTGCAACTTTGGATAGATGTAGTCTTGCCAATTAAATCTATGTTATTAAAACCATATATATCCTTTCATAAAAAATAATTTTGAAACAATATCAATATGCACAGCACCATTTCTCAAAAGATATAAATTCAAATTAATATGAATTCAAAGTCTTCAAAATAATTAAATAAAGAAAATCACTTCCAAAAAAGTAAATCCTTTCCATCAAAAAACCAAAAAGAATATCATCCTACAATTACACATGATTACCTATGAGTGGGGAGATCAAATGGTATCGTGTTCCTGTCGATGAGGTTCTTACCTTACTGGACACCGATGAAGATGGTATTACTGCTGAAGAGGCACAAATTCGACTTTCAAAGTATGGGTTCAATGAAGTTGAGGTAA from Methanococcoides methylutens includes these protein-coding regions:
- a CDS encoding PGF-pre-PGF domain-containing protein, producing the protein MIATFFLSLSVGIATAEAFENIDEKDARAIYVLRDLERSFTFRNEALDITYINITTDLNVGNVEAIVESLKSTSSMVSTPPEGNVYKNINIWVGDSKLKYRLITSEVGFRVNRTWLEDNNVSDQSVKLTIYRSGNWNTLPTEKIDEDGEYVYYEANTSGDLRTHFAIVEYLGNEQVSLDAGEGSVAEENLDLYSVNRESELDLEGNGDIGESGSGEATLSDVNMLLFAIPILMVLVVLSTSYVGMTKGDHIKVRDGSANFFDEIKVTEESDSETASDSTNVQERSDKSAERIPHVQVNEVQPVDIKQKLKKMEESGILSDVLHKGKK